The Spirochaeta isovalerica genome includes a window with the following:
- the mvk gene encoding mevalonate kinase, whose translation MSSVGKGFGKTILIGDQFVLWEIPAVLAAIPFETLCTVERLNDGSGWILEDNRIEVPGYKKAKEADCKVSFDRMVEVMGLDLNRNPIKITVAGDLLAGSGVGASAAICVSFARACNKEFDLGMDILDINHVAWEGEFGYHGLPSGLDNTVSTYGGVIKYRIKEGVKQFERVHLSEPIEIVLGNSGVTANTASLKGFLEEQEKADPGLFRERLDLIRKQVEELGTVLSGGDLKATGRIMNENHKILIDMGLSHDKLIELCDLANSLGAYGAKVTGGGRGGYMVALTPGKELQDKVASAFEERGISTIRATIGGKPTDDVAFQILK comes from the coding sequence ATGAGTAGCGTGGGGAAAGGGTTTGGCAAAACCATACTTATCGGGGATCAGTTTGTTCTGTGGGAAATACCGGCCGTACTGGCGGCAATTCCTTTTGAGACCCTGTGTACAGTCGAGCGGCTGAACGATGGGTCAGGCTGGATTCTTGAAGATAACCGCATTGAAGTACCGGGGTATAAAAAAGCCAAAGAAGCAGACTGCAAGGTTTCTTTTGACCGGATGGTAGAAGTGATGGGGCTCGATCTGAACAGGAATCCTATAAAAATCACTGTCGCCGGAGATCTTCTGGCTGGAAGCGGTGTCGGAGCCAGCGCAGCCATATGCGTTTCTTTTGCCAGAGCATGCAATAAAGAGTTTGATCTGGGAATGGATATACTCGATATCAATCATGTTGCCTGGGAGGGGGAATTCGGTTATCACGGACTGCCCAGCGGGCTTGATAATACTGTGTCAACCTACGGCGGCGTAATCAAGTACCGGATAAAAGAGGGTGTGAAACAGTTCGAACGCGTTCATCTATCGGAGCCGATCGAAATCGTGCTGGGAAACAGCGGCGTTACAGCTAATACCGCTTCTCTGAAAGGTTTTCTTGAAGAGCAGGAAAAAGCCGATCCCGGGCTTTTCAGAGAGCGGCTGGATTTGATTCGAAAACAGGTGGAGGAGCTCGGTACTGTCCTTTCGGGAGGTGACTTGAAAGCAACAGGCCGTATTATGAATGAGAATCACAAAATTCTGATAGATATGGGATTGTCCCATGACAAACTGATAGAGCTTTGCGATCTGGCCAATTCTCTCGGGGCTTACGGAGCCAAGGTCACGGGAGGCGGACGGGGAGGATATATGGTCGCCCTCACTCCGGGAAAAGAACTTCAGGATAAAGTCGCATCGGCATTTGAGGAAAGAGGGATTTCCACAATCCGGGCGACAATCGGCGGTAAACCGACTGATGACGTGGCGTTTCAGATTTTGAAATAA
- a CDS encoding Na/Pi cotransporter family protein, giving the protein MSFWNIFSLLGGLAVFLYGMMEMNKNLTSLAGSRMKSLMLKLTKGPVRGYATGLGITMINQSSSATTVLEAALVGAGLMTFQQSLAVTLGAELGSTFLPQLVAFPSITKFSSLIVFAGFILMITVKNRKRRKAAKTLFTFGLLFLGMEMMSLSLKPLRTYEPFIHLMKSVENPFLGILLGLLFTMLIQSSGATTGITIAMAQAGAISIEQAVPINLGAAIGTCITAILGSLTLNWEAKRSAYIHVVFQVIGAFWVVILLLISFRGERLYIWWIKWFTLHVLGTDSLARQIAMGFTFMPLINHLILFPNLSLLLKGFERFFPAKESPGPFGPDYVNDSLIEQNVDLALVMAKKEIGRVIVYIQEMIDEMKSAFRSRDNSVLNKVSSLDSKVDILHKAIITFLARLSQVELSSAQSQQCLNYIYIQNELESIGDVIDKNIMSLAAKKMDRNLLFSEEGFHELEHLIYKVNRNFRTLSEALLSENRDLALSLTKSYEWREEEKYKEFHIERLHRGQAESLATSSVHLDMISYLSRINSHIAYIAGRLSSV; this is encoded by the coding sequence ATGAGCTTTTGGAATATTTTCTCTCTTTTAGGCGGACTGGCTGTTTTTCTCTATGGAATGATGGAGATGAATAAAAATCTGACTTCTCTTGCCGGGAGTCGGATGAAATCTCTTATGCTGAAGCTGACTAAGGGACCGGTCAGAGGATATGCCACGGGACTCGGGATTACGATGATAAATCAATCCTCATCGGCGACGACCGTTCTCGAAGCGGCACTGGTCGGCGCCGGACTGATGACGTTTCAACAGAGTCTGGCTGTTACTCTCGGGGCAGAGCTGGGCTCGACATTTCTGCCCCAGCTGGTTGCCTTTCCGTCAATAACGAAATTCTCATCCCTTATCGTTTTCGCCGGGTTTATATTGATGATTACGGTAAAAAACAGGAAACGAAGGAAAGCCGCGAAAACTCTATTCACTTTCGGACTACTTTTCCTGGGGATGGAAATGATGTCCCTTTCTCTTAAGCCCCTGAGAACCTATGAACCGTTTATCCACCTGATGAAAAGTGTTGAAAACCCTTTTCTCGGTATATTGCTGGGGCTTCTGTTTACCATGCTGATACAATCTTCGGGAGCAACAACCGGCATCACGATCGCCATGGCTCAGGCGGGAGCCATTTCCATCGAACAGGCCGTTCCCATCAATCTCGGGGCGGCCATCGGAACCTGTATTACAGCCATTCTCGGCAGTTTGACTCTCAACTGGGAAGCCAAGCGCTCAGCTTATATTCATGTTGTATTTCAGGTGATCGGTGCTTTCTGGGTCGTCATTCTGCTGTTAATCAGTTTCAGAGGCGAACGATTGTACATATGGTGGATAAAATGGTTTACCCTTCATGTTCTGGGAACTGATAGTCTGGCCCGGCAGATTGCTATGGGATTCACTTTCATGCCGCTTATTAATCATCTGATTCTTTTTCCGAATCTGTCTCTGCTTTTAAAGGGCTTCGAAAGGTTCTTCCCCGCTAAAGAATCCCCCGGACCCTTCGGTCCGGACTATGTGAATGATTCCCTTATCGAGCAGAATGTAGATCTGGCGCTTGTCATGGCGAAGAAGGAAATAGGCCGGGTGATTGTTTACATCCAGGAAATGATAGATGAGATGAAAAGCGCATTCAGGAGTAGAGATAATTCGGTTCTAAACAAAGTCAGCTCGCTTGATTCAAAAGTCGATATTCTTCATAAAGCCATAATTACTTTTCTGGCGAGGCTGTCACAGGTAGAGCTTTCATCTGCTCAGTCTCAGCAATGCCTGAATTACATTTATATTCAGAATGAACTGGAATCCATCGGCGATGTTATCGACAAGAATATCATGTCTCTGGCAGCGAAGAAGATGGACAGGAATCTCCTTTTTTCCGAAGAGGGTTTTCATGAGCTGGAACACCTGATTTATAAAGTAAACCGGAATTTCAGGACTCTTTCCGAGGCTCTTCTTTCAGAGAATCGGGATTTGGCTCTCTCTCTGACTAAATCCTATGAATGGCGCGAAGAAGAAAAATACAAAGAATTTCATATAGAAAGACTCCACAGGGGGCAGGCCGAATCTCTCGCTACATCCTCAGTTCATCTGGATATGATTTCCTATCTCTCCAGAATTAATAGCCATATCGCTTATATAGCCGGGAGACTTAGCTCTGTCTGA